One Candidatus Delongbacteria bacterium genomic window carries:
- a CDS encoding response regulator has translation MPGSTALILLLSPAGSDPGPLQERLRAILGTRPLLEPLGANPEEWPERHAGSLILRTLDPAELEDTLDALQAHQPGPPVLAVLAQRDFELSRRCLRAGVVDLLLSEELDQLPDRADHLLAWHGQGRAGGGAAEQMRLMLDTMPEFLCYKDGAGRWLETNAFGMDLFRLTTGAFKGRTDMELAREQPELAPVYHACVLSDERAWNHGSMSRGEERIPVGDELLTFDVIKVPLFNPDGSRRGLVIIGRNISDRRKAEQALGDSENDLRLLSSVLANQGGDYTANVKQIIELTGALLDCDQVIHFRVSDQTLHAIGHWGQLAGPIPDKQLEGTLCAHLLDLQESDFLVLPDLQQSRWAQTDSVVRSLGSRTWLGHVIHDGRGTRIGTLCLHYRRPVELRPSKLSVLTLLARALESEEKRRESEEALRASEAHYREFFENDLTADFISTPAGVLLDCNPAFVRLFGFPSREEALASNVSVLFPDARMHEDMLEELTRTGKLEYREQTFRSQDGELLYTIVNLLGSVDDKGLLTGIRGFLFDISTHKELQQQFHQSQKMESIGRLAGGVAHDFNNLLTVINGHAELLAAQFPAGTPVRDAADQIGRAGDRAARLTRQLLAFSRRQVLQLAPVELNRIVGDMHRMLERLIGADVLLLTDLEPGLPCVLADQGQLEQVVVNLVVNSRDAMPAGGSLTISTRLADVDARFCHGHPPMLPGRYCLLEVQDTGQGMSEETRQRLFEPFFTTKPKGKGTGLGLATVYGIVKQVGGYIWVDSSPGQGARTRIYLRPISRQHTAVAPRTSAARNDQGGSETLLLVEDEPMVRELAARVLKDKGYRVLEAGNGLEALQVLDREREVQLVLTDMVMPRMGGAELARQLTQSRPELKLLFMTGHAEEPDRRLLKGPGTTVITKPFLRETLLRTVRTLLDGGT, from the coding sequence ATGCCCGGTTCCACAGCCCTGATCCTGCTGCTGTCGCCCGCCGGAAGCGATCCCGGTCCGCTGCAGGAACGCCTGCGGGCGATTCTGGGCACGCGCCCTCTGCTGGAGCCTCTCGGCGCCAATCCCGAGGAGTGGCCGGAACGGCATGCCGGATCCCTGATCCTGCGGACCCTGGATCCGGCGGAGCTGGAAGACACGCTGGACGCCCTGCAAGCGCATCAGCCCGGGCCACCTGTGCTGGCCGTGCTGGCACAGCGGGACTTCGAGCTTTCCCGGCGCTGCCTGCGTGCGGGAGTGGTTGATCTCCTGCTGAGCGAGGAACTTGACCAGCTGCCTGATCGCGCGGATCACCTGCTGGCCTGGCATGGGCAGGGCAGGGCCGGTGGGGGGGCGGCCGAACAGATGCGCCTGATGCTGGACACGATGCCCGAATTCCTGTGTTACAAGGATGGGGCCGGTCGCTGGCTCGAGACCAATGCCTTCGGCATGGACCTGTTCCGCCTGACGACTGGCGCCTTCAAGGGCAGGACCGACATGGAGCTGGCCCGCGAGCAGCCGGAACTGGCCCCCGTGTACCATGCCTGCGTCCTCTCGGACGAAAGGGCCTGGAACCACGGCAGCATGTCCCGTGGCGAAGAACGGATCCCCGTGGGCGACGAGCTGCTGACCTTTGACGTGATCAAGGTTCCACTGTTCAATCCCGACGGCAGCCGGCGTGGTCTGGTGATCATCGGTCGCAACATCAGCGACCGGCGCAAGGCCGAGCAGGCTCTCGGGGACTCCGAGAACGACCTGCGCCTGCTCTCCTCCGTGCTGGCGAACCAGGGCGGCGACTATACGGCCAACGTGAAGCAGATCATCGAACTGACGGGCGCCCTGCTCGACTGCGACCAGGTGATCCATTTCCGGGTCAGCGATCAGACCCTGCATGCCATCGGCCACTGGGGCCAGCTGGCGGGTCCGATTCCCGACAAGCAGCTGGAAGGCACTCTCTGTGCACATCTGCTGGACCTGCAGGAGAGCGACTTCCTGGTGCTGCCGGACCTGCAGCAGAGCCGCTGGGCCCAGACCGACTCCGTGGTGCGCAGTCTGGGCAGTCGGACCTGGCTGGGGCACGTGATCCACGACGGTCGGGGCACACGCATCGGAACGCTCTGCCTGCACTACCGGCGCCCCGTCGAGCTGCGGCCCTCGAAACTGAGTGTGCTGACCCTGCTGGCCCGGGCTCTCGAGTCCGAGGAAAAACGCCGCGAAAGCGAAGAAGCCCTGCGGGCCAGCGAAGCGCACTACCGCGAATTCTTTGAAAACGATCTGACCGCCGATTTCATCTCCACACCCGCGGGCGTGCTGCTGGACTGCAATCCCGCCTTCGTGCGCCTGTTCGGCTTCCCATCGCGGGAGGAGGCCCTGGCCAGCAATGTCTCGGTGCTCTTTCCCGATGCGCGCATGCACGAGGACATGCTCGAGGAGCTGACCCGGACCGGCAAGCTGGAGTACCGCGAGCAGACCTTCCGAAGCCAGGACGGCGAACTTCTGTATACCATCGTCAACCTGCTGGGAAGTGTTGACGACAAGGGCCTGCTCACCGGCATCCGCGGGTTCCTCTTCGACATCAGCACACACAAGGAACTGCAGCAGCAGTTTCACCAGTCGCAGAAGATGGAATCCATCGGCCGGCTCGCCGGTGGTGTGGCACACGATTTCAACAATCTGCTGACCGTGATCAACGGACACGCCGAGCTGCTGGCGGCACAGTTTCCCGCCGGAACTCCCGTGCGTGACGCGGCGGACCAGATCGGTCGGGCCGGTGACCGGGCCGCCCGGCTCACCCGCCAGTTGCTGGCTTTCAGTCGGCGTCAGGTTCTGCAGCTGGCCCCCGTGGAACTGAACCGCATCGTGGGAGACATGCACCGGATGCTCGAGCGTCTGATCGGCGCCGACGTGCTGCTGCTGACCGATCTGGAACCGGGCCTGCCCTGCGTTCTGGCCGATCAGGGCCAGCTGGAACAGGTGGTGGTGAACCTGGTGGTGAATTCGCGGGATGCCATGCCCGCCGGTGGCAGTCTGACGATCTCGACCCGGCTGGCGGACGTGGATGCGCGCTTCTGCCACGGCCATCCTCCCATGCTGCCCGGCCGCTACTGTCTGCTGGAAGTACAGGATACCGGTCAGGGCATGAGCGAAGAGACACGCCAGCGACTCTTCGAACCTTTTTTCACCACCAAACCCAAAGGCAAGGGCACGGGACTGGGGCTGGCCACCGTGTACGGCATCGTCAAGCAGGTCGGGGGCTACATCTGGGTGGACAGCTCCCCCGGGCAGGGCGCCCGGACCCGGATCTATCTGCGGCCCATCTCGCGCCAGCACACGGCGGTTGCCCCACGGACGAGCGCTGCCCGCAACGATCAGGGCGGCAGTGAAACCCTGCTGCTGGTCGAGGATGAGCCGATGGTGCGTGAACTGGCGGCGCGCGTGCTCAAGGACAAAGGATACCGCGTCCTGGAAGCAGGCAATGGGCTGGAAGCGCTGCAGGTGCTGGATCGCGAACGCGAGGTCCAGCTGGTACTGACCGACATGGTGATGCCCCGGATGGGCGGTGCCGAACTGGCGCGGCAACTGACCCAGAGCAGGCCGGAACTGAAACTGCTGTTCATGACCGGACACGCCGAGGAACCGGACCGGCGATTGCTGAAGGGGCCCGGCACCACGGTGATCACCAAACCCTTCCTGCGTGAGACACTGTTGCGCACTGTGCGCACTCTTCTGGATGGCGGGACATGA
- a CDS encoding zinc-dependent metalloprotease, which yields MSRVHSKLALVLVIAGLAQAGQDGMMDVRMGGRKDAPKKDGKDYAELIKDADVVAGLFTLYHDRDKETVWMEILPAQLDHDFILSMTQETGIGARGVLSGMPAGHDIIRFHKVGESIQVIQRNLMFRAAEGSATAPMIARNFSDSPLAALKIECLPHEERGSWLVDASALFLKDLSGVGHRLERRLDSRYQMDDELCWLDHLQSFPANTEIGASLAFSTDKPKQGWSTLNDPRSLQIRMRYSLSEVPESSYRPRLADPRVGYFQTGWRQFGDDRPGDPMIRLANRWNLEKKDPDAAISEPVEPIVYWLENAIPEAYRDVIRDGALSWNKAFEQAGFRNALVVKQMPDSAEWDPADIRYNTIRWISSSEPSFGAMGPSQVNPYTGEILNADILIEADMVRRAGWGWRSGVDPRGGMLPDPSLPPMEEGLLPEASGTQQRLPGSLSHASCQHALLGAQASDWVSLSLLSEGAMEPGGEIPWEYVSQYLYSMTAHEVGHTLGLRHNFRGSRLLPFDALHDKAATADGLVNSVMEYDPPNVALSSAGQGDYFTSTLGPYDLWAIRWGYTPTGATDLESDRAGMEAIASESTDPSLIYGTDEDAYDVYGWGSAVDPQCRIFDLSSNELAWTRHQLALAGKLMAADPARLLAPDDDYLVYRSAFQRSFGLYWNSAQGLVRYAGAMRTRREPASKGLAPLDPYTGQEQREALQLLVSALLDPSPWQIPARRLNQLGQGYRWSFDGSTEVERVDMPLHDLLAINRERILQDLFAPRRLDRVSELSARPGAEDALGLDELFAMFSDPIWAETARDLDGRALQNAHASVMIDLLTNEKLAAGRDARLLARAELERIARSVGQWQAQRGSDRLTQAHLSDLAARVDAALKLERDRL from the coding sequence ATGAGCAGAGTGCATTCGAAACTGGCCCTGGTCCTCGTGATCGCGGGTCTGGCGCAAGCGGGTCAGGACGGGATGATGGACGTCCGGATGGGCGGCAGGAAAGATGCCCCCAAGAAGGACGGCAAGGACTATGCCGAGCTGATCAAGGACGCCGACGTCGTGGCGGGGTTGTTCACGCTGTACCACGACAGGGACAAGGAGACGGTCTGGATGGAAATCCTGCCGGCCCAGCTGGATCACGACTTCATCCTCAGCATGACCCAGGAAACGGGCATCGGCGCCCGGGGAGTGCTCTCGGGCATGCCCGCGGGACACGACATCATCCGCTTTCACAAGGTGGGCGAGAGCATTCAGGTGATCCAGCGCAACCTGATGTTCCGGGCGGCCGAGGGCAGCGCGACGGCCCCGATGATCGCGCGCAATTTCAGCGATTCGCCGCTGGCCGCGCTCAAGATCGAATGCCTGCCCCATGAGGAGCGCGGAAGTTGGCTCGTGGATGCATCCGCGCTGTTCCTCAAGGATCTCAGTGGGGTGGGCCATCGTCTGGAACGTCGCCTCGACAGCCGCTACCAGATGGATGATGAGCTGTGCTGGCTGGATCATCTGCAGAGTTTTCCGGCCAACACCGAAATCGGTGCCAGCCTGGCCTTTTCCACCGACAAGCCCAAGCAGGGCTGGAGCACGCTCAACGATCCACGCTCCCTGCAGATCCGCATGCGCTACAGTCTGTCCGAAGTGCCCGAGAGCAGTTACCGCCCCCGCCTGGCTGACCCGCGCGTGGGGTACTTCCAGACCGGCTGGCGCCAGTTTGGCGATGACCGCCCCGGGGACCCGATGATCCGCCTTGCCAATCGCTGGAACCTGGAGAAGAAGGATCCGGATGCGGCAATTTCCGAACCCGTGGAACCCATCGTCTACTGGCTCGAGAACGCGATTCCCGAGGCCTATCGCGACGTGATCCGCGACGGGGCGCTCAGCTGGAACAAGGCCTTCGAGCAGGCCGGCTTCCGCAATGCGCTGGTGGTGAAGCAGATGCCCGACTCGGCGGAATGGGATCCGGCCGACATCCGCTACAACACCATTCGCTGGATCAGCTCCAGCGAGCCCAGTTTTGGCGCCATGGGACCCAGCCAGGTCAACCCGTACACCGGGGAGATTCTCAATGCCGACATCCTGATCGAAGCCGACATGGTCCGCCGGGCGGGCTGGGGCTGGCGCTCGGGTGTCGATCCGCGCGGAGGCATGCTGCCTGACCCAAGTCTGCCGCCCATGGAGGAGGGCCTGCTGCCCGAAGCCAGTGGCACACAGCAGCGCCTGCCGGGCAGCCTGTCACACGCCTCCTGCCAGCACGCCCTGCTGGGCGCCCAGGCCTCCGACTGGGTCAGTCTGAGCCTGTTGTCCGAGGGAGCGATGGAGCCCGGGGGCGAGATCCCCTGGGAGTATGTGAGCCAGTACCTGTACTCGATGACGGCCCACGAAGTGGGGCATACCCTGGGCCTGCGTCACAATTTCCGCGGCAGCCGACTGCTGCCCTTCGACGCTCTGCACGACAAGGCGGCCACCGCCGATGGTCTGGTCAATTCGGTGATGGAGTACGACCCACCCAATGTGGCGCTGAGTTCGGCCGGACAGGGTGACTACTTCACCAGCACCCTGGGGCCCTACGACCTCTGGGCCATCCGCTGGGGTTACACTCCCACGGGCGCCACGGATCTGGAATCCGACCGGGCCGGCATGGAAGCCATCGCCAGCGAGTCCACTGATCCGAGTCTGATCTACGGAACCGACGAGGATGCCTACGATGTTTACGGCTGGGGCAGTGCGGTCGATCCGCAGTGCCGGATCTTCGACCTTTCCAGCAATGAACTGGCCTGGACGCGTCATCAGCTGGCCCTGGCGGGCAAGTTGATGGCGGCCGATCCTGCGCGCCTGCTGGCCCCCGACGATGATTATCTGGTGTATCGCAGCGCATTCCAGCGCAGTTTCGGGCTCTACTGGAACTCGGCCCAGGGCCTGGTGCGCTACGCGGGTGCCATGCGCACCCGGCGCGAACCGGCATCCAAGGGTCTGGCACCCCTGGATCCGTACACGGGGCAGGAGCAGCGCGAGGCCCTGCAATTGCTGGTGAGTGCACTGCTGGATCCAAGTCCCTGGCAGATTCCCGCGCGTCGGTTGAATCAGCTGGGGCAGGGCTACCGCTGGAGTTTCGATGGCAGCACGGAGGTGGAGCGTGTGGACATGCCCCTGCACGATCTGCTGGCGATCAACCGTGAGCGCATTCTTCAGGATCTGTTCGCGCCCAGGCGTCTCGACCGTGTCAGCGAGTTGTCCGCCCGGCCGGGCGCCGAGGATGCCCTCGGCCTGGATGAACTGTTCGCGATGTTCTCGGACCCGATCTGGGCCGAAACGGCCCGGGATCTTGACGGCCGCGCGCTCCAGAATGCCCATGCCAGCGTGATGATTGACCTGCTGACCAATGAGAAACTGGCTGCGGGCCGTGATGCCCGTCTGCTGGCACGGGCCGAGCTGGAACGGATCGCTCGCAGTGTGGGCCAGTGGCAGGCACAGCGCGGTTCCGACCGCCTGACCCAGGCGCACCTCTCGGATCTTGCGGCCCGCGTGGATGCGGCACTGAAGCTGGAACGTGACCGTCTTTAG
- a CDS encoding DUF432 domain-containing protein, with amino-acid sequence MSTAPHLTPWPWGPFQPGDGEPVEWRAGDLGLWCLREGAEIRLGSRLLTGAASDDTLPRAIGWERFSVQGAEQGLQMHPVLPARAFVARCESVIQLRPHSELTLYVRLPLWVSVRLASDESSALTELPTTTLRRSWYGSFTAGELCYAIHTSARTRPEPDPARPYLALCPVRISNSTETELRLERILLQAPLLGLYRHHDQLWTDELVLGSLGSSGDCEQVLGGGAPAEVREARLISPPRQVAGGSLLGRAMLSLREFPEVFKTRRGHVGGGTGGAA; translated from the coding sequence TTGAGCACGGCCCCACACTTGACACCATGGCCCTGGGGGCCTTTTCAACCGGGCGACGGTGAGCCGGTGGAATGGCGCGCGGGCGATCTCGGCCTGTGGTGCCTGCGGGAAGGCGCGGAGATCCGGCTGGGGAGCCGACTGCTGACCGGCGCAGCGTCGGACGACACTCTTCCCCGGGCCATCGGCTGGGAGCGTTTCAGCGTCCAGGGTGCCGAGCAGGGCCTGCAGATGCATCCGGTCCTGCCGGCCCGAGCATTCGTGGCACGCTGTGAATCGGTGATCCAGCTGCGCCCCCACAGTGAGCTGACCCTGTATGTCAGGCTTCCGCTCTGGGTCTCGGTGCGACTGGCCAGCGACGAGAGCTCGGCGCTGACCGAACTGCCCACGACCACCCTGCGTCGATCCTGGTACGGGTCCTTCACCGCGGGCGAGCTGTGTTACGCCATCCATACCAGTGCGCGCACGCGGCCCGAACCGGATCCGGCCCGCCCCTATCTGGCCCTCTGCCCGGTTAGAATCAGCAATTCCACCGAGACCGAGCTGCGCCTCGAACGGATTCTGCTGCAGGCGCCCCTGCTGGGGCTCTACCGACATCACGACCAGCTCTGGACCGACGAACTGGTTCTGGGGTCGCTGGGCAGCAGCGGCGATTGTGAGCAGGTTCTGGGCGGAGGCGCTCCGGCGGAAGTCCGTGAGGCCCGCCTGATCAGTCCGCCCCGCCAGGTGGCCGGCGGCAGCCTGCTGGGTCGGGCGATGCTCTCGTTGCGGGAGTTTCCCGAGGTGTTCAAGACGCGCCGCGGCCACGTGGGCGGTGGAACAGGAGGAGCCGCATGA
- a CDS encoding mechanosensitive ion channel family protein, which produces MSPERLESLVRASIWLVVGLPAVILLSRWVRRTAGARFTPQRGLVAGKILFYGGAALLLASVLRELGFQLTTLMGTAGIIGIAVGFASQTSISNIISGWFLIAEEPFALGDLVTVGNTTGFVLSIDMLSVKLRTRDNRFVRIPNETLIKETLTNLTRFPIVRLDLPVGVAYREELPRVRQLLLEIVRESSWILESPEPQVHIQAFGSSSIDLLLWCWVTRDDWWEARTALIEAVKTRFDAEGIEIPFPHVSLYAGSASDPLTVKVVNKES; this is translated from the coding sequence ATGAGCCCCGAACGCCTGGAATCGCTTGTCCGTGCCTCCATCTGGCTGGTTGTCGGCCTGCCCGCCGTGATCCTGCTCAGCCGCTGGGTGCGTCGCACGGCCGGTGCCCGCTTCACGCCCCAGCGCGGTCTGGTGGCCGGCAAGATCCTGTTCTATGGTGGAGCGGCCCTGCTGCTGGCCAGCGTGCTGCGCGAACTGGGATTCCAGCTGACCACCCTGATGGGCACGGCCGGCATCATCGGCATCGCGGTGGGTTTCGCCTCGCAGACCAGCATTTCCAACATCATCAGTGGCTGGTTCCTGATCGCCGAAGAACCCTTCGCCCTGGGCGATCTGGTGACCGTGGGCAACACCACGGGATTCGTGCTGTCCATTGACATGCTCTCGGTGAAACTGCGCACCCGGGACAACCGCTTCGTGCGCATTCCCAACGAGACCCTGATCAAGGAAACCCTGACCAACCTGACCCGTTTCCCGATCGTGCGTCTCGACCTTCCCGTCGGCGTGGCCTACCGTGAAGAGTTGCCCCGCGTACGCCAGTTGCTGCTGGAGATCGTGCGCGAATCCAGCTGGATCCTCGAGAGCCCCGAGCCTCAGGTTCACATCCAGGCCTTCGGTTCCAGCTCGATCGATCTGCTGCTCTGGTGCTGGGTCACGCGCGACGACTGGTGGGAGGCCCGCACCGCCTTGATTGAAGCGGTCAAGACACGCTTCGACGCCGAAGGCATCGAGATTCCCTTCCCGCATGTATCACTCTATGCGGGCAGTGCCAGCGATCCCCTGACCGTGAAAGTCGTGAACAAGGAAAGCTGA